Proteins from a genomic interval of Medicago truncatula cultivar Jemalong A17 chromosome 3, MtrunA17r5.0-ANR, whole genome shotgun sequence:
- the LOC120579375 gene encoding kunitz type trypsin inhibitor 104-like: MSTRSLTIFIIAHVWLFMITTSVAQIVIDTSGEPVEDDEEYFIRPAITGNGGGSILVTRNGPCPLHVGLGNSEGTLGLAVKFTPFAPRHDDDDDDVRLNRDLRVTFQGFTGCGQSTDWRLGEKDATSGRRLIVTGRDNGAGSHGNFFKIVQTQSSGIYNIQWCPTEACPSCKVQCGTVGVIRENGKILLALDGGALPVVFQKE, translated from the coding sequence ATGTCAACTAGATCCCTCACTATATTCATCATTGCTCATGTGTGGCTCTTTATGATCACAACATCAGTAGCACAAATTGTCATAGACACAAGTGGCGAACCCGTTGAGGACGATGAGGAATACTTCATCAGGCCTGCTATCACAGGCAATGGAGGAGGTTCCATTTTGGTTACCAGAAATGGGCCATGCCCTTTGCACGTTGGTCTTGGCAACAGTGAAGGGACTCTTGGACTTGCTGTGAAATTCACTCCTTTCGCTCCTcgtcatgatgatgatgatgatgatgtgagGCTTAACAGAGACTTGAGAGTAACATTCCAAGGTTTCACAGGTTGTGGGCAGTCGACAGATTGGAGGTTGGGTGAGAAGGACGCAACGAGTGGACGGAGGCTGATTGTTACTGGAAGAGATAATGGTGCAGGATCACATGGTAACTTTTTTAAGATTGTGCAGACCCAATCTAGTGGTATCTATAACATCCAATGGTGCCCAACAGAGGCGTGCCCTAGTTGTAAGGTTCAATGTGGGACTGTTGGTGTTATTCGTGAGAATGGCAAGATTCTTTTGGCGCTTGATGGTGGTGCCCTTCCCGTCGTGTTCCAGAAAGAATGA